Proteins from a genomic interval of Fusarium oxysporum Fo47 chromosome I, complete sequence:
- a CDS encoding uncharacterized protein (expressed protein) has protein sequence MRATNASSNKRRKVFSAEAKSQIKKHGADFVKFINKETNTRIPRISVDIFKKDISPDLAGVLPWMSSSSALQRQGTQTYPRMILKALDNLQRDVRTYEDLVKQDNKIRPPDWMRWQQDTKDLEEMSKHGLAMASKMINHFIMPDLHELPPKPSEGAGGVEHVAWDLIEEVLPKMSDDIWGKIAQGHLKAFTEVLKALSAEDEE, from the exons ATGCGCGCAACAAACGCTTCTTCCAACAAGAGGCGAAAGGTCTTCTCTGCTGAAGCCAAGAGCCAGATCAAGAAACACGGTGCCGACTTTGTGAAGTTCATCAATAAGGAGACCAATACACGGAT TCCTCGAATTAGCGTCGATATATTTAAGAAAGATATCTCTCCAGATCTTGCAGGCGTTCTTCCCTGGATGAGTTCTTCGTCGGCTCTCCAGAGACAGGGCACCCAAACTTACCCGAGGATGATTCTCAAAGCACTCGACAATTTACAGCGTGACGTCAGGACTTACGAAGACCTGGTCAAACAAGACAACAAGATCCGACCACCTGACTGGATGCGCTGGCAACAAGATACCAAAGACCTGGAGGAGATGAGCAAGCACGGTCTtgcgatggcttcaaagaTGATCAATCATTTTATTATGCCTGATTTACACGAACTTCCTCCCAAGCCTTCTGAGGGCGCCGGCGGAGTTGAGCATGTAGCATGGGATCTGATTGAGGAGGTTCTACCAAAGATGTCTGATGATATATGGGGAAAGATTGCGCAGGGTCATCTGAAGGCGTTTACTGAGGTCTTGAAAGCACTAtcagctgaagatgaagagtgA
- a CDS encoding ribosomal protein L15e: MGALKYVEELQKKKQSDVVAFLLRVRCWELRQLNVIHRASRPSRLDKARRLGYKAKQGYVIYRVRVRRGGRKRPAPKGATYGKPTNQGINQLKYQRSLKATAEERVGRRCANLRVLNSYWINQDSTYKYYEVILVDPQHKAIRIDPRINWIVNPVHKHRESRGLTATGKKSRGLNKGHRYNKTQAGRRKTWKRHNTLSLWRYR; the protein is encoded by the exons ATGGGTGCCCTCAAGTACGTCGAAGAGcttcagaagaagaagcagtcGGATGTCGTTGCCTTCCTCCTCCGAGTTCGCTGCTGGGAA CTCCGTCAATTGAACGTCATCCACCGCGCCTCTCGCCCCTCCCGTCTGGACAAGGCTCGCCGTCTCGGATACAAGGCCAAGCAGGGCTATGTTATCTACCGTGTCCGTGTCCGCCGTGGTGGCCGCAAGCGCCCTGCTCCTAAGGGTGCCACCTATG GCAAGCCCACCAACCAGGGTATCAACCAGCTGAAGTACCAGCGATCCCTCAAGGCTACCGCTGAGGAGCGTGTCGGCCGCCGCTGCGCTAACCTCCGAGTCCTCAACTCCTACTGGATCAACCAGGACTCTACCTACAAGTACTACGAGGTCATCCTCGTCGACCCTCAGCACAAGGCCATCCGCATCGACCCCCGCATCAACTGGATCGTCAACCCCGTCCACAAGCACCGCGAGTCTCGTGGTCTCACCGCCACCGGCAAGAAGTCCCGTGGTCTCAACAAGGGCCACCGCTACAACAAGACCCAGGCTGGCCGCAGAAAGACCTGGAAGCGCCACAACACCCTGTCCCTGTGGCGATACCGATAA
- a CDS encoding P-loop containing nucleoside triphosphate hydrolase protein: MTDLLQILPSFPLRPFAALIPTIEQQALTTTDLLTLHPADIAKQTRLPILDLKRLIAAIQASLSDDLSPQQPLLQPAEEPKVISTLDEGLDAALGGGVPVGVITEITGESGAGKTQALLSLCLAVQLPPPHGLGREALYISTEAALATSRLAQMLNSNPILQQYGDPETRPSLDAIHSAVTPDLETQDHILDFQVPVLLSRHKIGLIILDSVAANYRAEFERQGSHGSNMAARSAELVRLGALLRDLARRHNLAVVVANQVADRFASSSTPRHAPPRSSGVAYESPLASRSMPPPSSTNLPGTPSSSLPFALQDPDGPPPPPALMLDHQQRWFTGWGDDPHASYSLKTPSLGLVWSTQIACRIALFKRPVYGRIRQAAPVTAEDDSDLAAPTLRGWRRWMKVVFAPHAPQTGQGLDGAVEFEVTMGGLKSIKIQKAKKQ, from the coding sequence ATGACAGACCTCCTCCAAATCCTGCCCTCCTTTCCTCTCCGCCCTTTTGCAGCTCTAATACCAACAATTGAGCAACAGGCTCTCACAACAACAGATCTTCTCACCCTTCATCCCGCAGACATAGCAAAGCAGACACGCCTCCCTATCCTCGATCTCAAGCGTCTCATAGCTGCTATACAAGCGTCTCTCTCTGACGATCTCAGCCCACAGCAGCCTCTACTTCAACCGGCTGAAGAACCCAAAGTCATCAGTACTCTTGATGAGGGTCTGGATGCTGCATTAGGAGGTGGCGTGCCTGTTGGTGTGATAACGGAAATCACTGGTGAGAGCGGTGCTGGAAAGACTCAAGCTCTTCTATCACTATGCCTTGCTGTTCAACTTCCTCCGCCTCATGGCCTGGGCCGTGAAGCTCTCTACATCTCAACTGAGGCAGCTCTCGCCACAAGCCGTCTTGCACAGATGCTCAACTCAAACCCCATTCTACAACAATACGGTGACCCTGAAACTCGCCCTTCTCTTGATGCTATCCACAGCGCAGTCACGCCTGATCTAGAAACACAAGATCACATCCTTGACTTTCAAGTTCCCGTTCTTCTGTCCCGTCACAAAATTGGTCTCATCATTCTCGACTCAGTGGCCGCCAACTATCGTGCTGAGTTTGAGCGTCAGGGTTCTCACGGCTCTAATATGGCCGCTCGAAGTGCTGAACTCGTTCGTCTCGGTGCTCTTCTGCGCGATCTAGCTCGACGGCATAATCTCGCTGTTGTCGTAGCCAATCAAGTCGCTGATCGCTTCGCATCCAGCTCTACACCACGACATGCACCTCCTAGAAGCAGTGGCGTCGCTTATGAGAGTCCCCTCGCTTCAAGGAGTatgcctcctccttcatctaCAAACCTCCCTGGCACgccctcatcatcattacCCTTTGCCTTACAAGATCCCGATGGTCCTCCGCCTCCGCCCGCCCTAATGCTTGATCATCAACAGCGTTGGTTCACAGGCTGGGGTGATGATCCTCACGCTTCTTATTCACTCAAGACCCCAAGTTTGGGCCTCGTGTGGTCAACGCAGATTGCTTGTCGTATTGCACTCTTCAAGCGTCCTGTCTATGGCCGTATAAGACAGGCTGCGCCAGTAACAGCAGAGGACGACTCTGACTTGGCAGCACCCACACTCAGAGGATGGCGAAGATGGATGAAAGTTGTATTTGCGCCTCATGCGCCTCAAACGGGTCAAGGCTTAGACGGGGCGGTCGAGTTCGAAGTTACTATGGGAGGATTAAAATCAATTAAGATTCAAAAGGCGAAGAAGCAATAA